In Halichondria panicea chromosome 17, odHalPani1.1, whole genome shotgun sequence, a single window of DNA contains:
- the LOC135351212 gene encoding uncharacterized protein LOC135351212 yields the protein MSSRPTNRRKFEHVTPSLLIPDHFVCNQETRMVVLYDDSVGDENERITLQFPGDVVGSSPRQITTRRVGSQTIVFNTPVYSTSRGQVEVTPILESRKGYKIQLGAFRLTLKHPLTTAMELCMNLSSSTAVLPVLTTLMLNASGEKTEQFKDSHTDRMMTLLVGSMKPGTSCTIQDILLPDKKWKKKNLTDLAQKFNLRSMEKEAYAFAAQRRRPRKNETTKKRNEEVVRALDSSPNLDAVEDEEEAVITASFSSPAINTVGLDETAELEPVDVDRVSMWNQMKNDVKRVYVVKQDFYTQEPGKISLKIGQKVYVVTSHSREAGWWYGASDGKHGLFPAVCVEATYQTQENTRRMLPLPPLPRKTPFSATDKRLSLPFKKPGSFQQPAIPQKKVAPVLIPSKAYKRSPNIGLSPSSISSNKADSEDFLFTNESGEYVDMVAAREQDSTDSESENDSNAEDQQTAFHGTRQPIPLPSRATNRIALPVPPAKTTSVKYSYEECTESESESSQPEDEDDSDDDKLDYVNLNEQGFPLTGAELKKKLTKYENFNPLSFDLVQGHMYDLPDQLSPEKQTSPHTETLHPTQYPAAKTPIWPSDHHPESEARSQSLFNNQRKTHENVVLSPTKLKIPPVPPPKIAPVPPPKPTGQAGSPNTSRTKSVSARVNWLKQELQTTSKPTIFANEEHNHR from the exons ATGAGCAGCAGGCCAACAAACAGAAGGAAGTTTGAGCATGTCACTCCTTCTCTTCTTATCCCAGATCACTTTGTCTGCAAT CAAGAAACAAGAATGGTAGTGCTGTATGATGATTCCGTTGGAGATGAGAATGAAAGGATTACACTACAATTTCCAGGGGATGTCGTGGGAAGTTCTCCACGGCAAATTACAACAAGAAGAGTGGGAAGTCAAACCATTGTGTTCAATACACCAG TTTATTCAACGAGCAGAGGTCAAGTTGAGGTTACACCGATTCTAGAGTCCCGAAAAGGTTACAAGATACAGTTGGGGGCGTTCAGATTAACTTTAAAGCATCCTCTTACAACTGCTATGGAGCTTTGCATGAACCTGTCCTCTAGTACTGCCGTGCTACCAGTACTAACAACTTTGATGTTGAATGCTAGTGGAGAAAAAACAGAGCAATTTAAG GATTCACATACTGATCGTATGATGACTCTCCTAGTTGGCAGCATGAAGCCAGGGACCAGTTGCACTATCCAGGATATCCTTCTACCGG ATAAGAAGTGGAAAAAGAAAAACTTAACAGATCTTGCTCAAAAGTTTAATCTAAGAAGCATGGAAAAAGAAGCCTATGCATTTGCCGCT CAACGCAGGCGACCAAGAAAAAATGAAACAA CGAAAAAACGAAATGAGGAAGTAGTAAGAGCATTAGACTCAAGCCCTAACCTTGATGCAGTGGAGGATGAAGAAGAGGCTGTGATAACTGCCTCGTTTTCAAGCCCGGCTATTAATACTGTGGGTCTGGACGAAACCGCTGAGTTGGAGCCAGTTGACGTTGATAGAGTGTCAATGTGGAACCAAATGAAAAACGATGTGAAACGCGTTTACGTTGTCAAACAGGATTTTTACACACAAGAACCAGGAAAGATTAGCTTGAAA ATTGGTCAAAAGGTTTACGTTGTCACTAGCCACTCACGTGAAGCTGGTTGGTGGTATGGAGCAAGTGATGGAAAGCACGGCTTGTTTCCTGCTGTATGTGTGGAGGCAACCTACCAAACACAAGAG AATACCAGACGAATGCTACCTCTTCCTCCACTGCCGAGAAAAACACCTTTCTCAGCGACAGATAAGAGATTGTCTCTGCCCTTCAAAAAGCCTGGATCTTTCCAA CAACCTGCAATACCACAAAAAAAGGTGGCACCGGTGTTAATCCCTTCAAAAGCCTACAAAAGATCGCCTAACATTGGTCTATCACCATCCTCAATAAGTTCAAATAAAGCAGACAGCGAGGATTTTTTGTTCACCAATGAATCTGGAGAATATGTGGACATGGTCGCTGCACGTGAACAAGACTCGACTGACTCTGAGAGTGAGAATGATTCAAATGCCGAGGATCAGCAAACTGCCTTTCATG GCACAAGGCAGCCTATTCCCCTTCCTTCGCGAGCTACTAATAGGATTGCTCTTCCAGTTCCTCCAGCCAAAACAACCTCTGTGAAGTATTCGTATGAGGAg tgtacagaaagtgaaagtgaaagtAGTCAACCAGAAGATGAAGATGACTCTGATGATGACAAATTAGACTACGTAAATCTCAATGAACAAGGGTTCCCACTGACAGGTGCAGAGCTTAAAAAGAAATTAACAAAATACGAGAACTTCAATCCACTCAGTTTTGACTTGGTACAAGGACACATGTACGATTTACCGGATCAACTCAGTCCAGAAAAGCAAACTTCTCCACACACAGAGACCTTACACCCCACTCAATATCCAGCGGCAAAGACACCGATATGGCCGTCTGATCACCATCCAGAATCGGAGGCAAGGAGCCAGAGCCTATTTAACAACCAAAGAAAGACCCATGAGAATGTCGTGCTCTCACCAACGAAGCTAAAGATCCCACCAGTTCCACCTCCAAAGATCGCACCAGTTCCACCTCCAAAGCCAACTGGACAAGCGGGGTCTCCAAACACCTCAAGGACTAAATCAGTTTCAGCACGAGTGAACTGGCTAAAGCAAGAGCTCCAGACAACAAGCAAACCAACAATATTTGCAAATGAGGAACACAACCATAGATAA
- the LOC135351222 gene encoding armadillo repeat-containing protein 1-like — MDVLKVVQQLRDLAADPQNRATIVRDQGCLPGLVIFLDNDNPHVVGTALEALYYLAQVPSNKSLMKNEVGLLLSVNRIISRSGSPPDVKSSAQRVHDLLIPPAGSTRPLSQARSTRGHPFLGASNKRAKVILLQIDGLRDQESRRVVEETFLGVKGVISFTFNMSQRRCSLRVRSEVRPDALCHAVERSGSISAKQVIKNEQGEEVLLAFAPSPRIPSLDEKENTQPTKLPDYLPEDNDESHKDDEKAIERSGAVGQGGGWFSSVSSFLTNSFYW; from the exons ATGGATGTTCTAAAAGTGGTGCAACAATTGAGAGACTTAGCAGCAGATCCACAGAACAGAGCTACAATTGTTAGG GATCAAGGCTGTCTACCTGGACTGGTTATATTCCTGGATAATGACAATCCGCACGTTGTGGGCACAGCATTGGAG gcactCTACTACTTAGCACAGGTGCCTTCCAACAAATCTCTCATGAAGAATGAAGTTGGCCTCTTGCTCAGTGTTAATAGGATAATCAGCAG GTCCGGCTCTCCACCAGACGTTAAATCATCAGCGCAAAGAGTTCACGACCTTCTTATACCACCAGCTGGATCGACAAG ACCACTCTCTCAAGCTCGCTCCACTCGTGGTCACCCTTTCCTGGGAGCCTCTAACAAGAGGGCAAAGGTCATCCTCCTGCAAATTGATGGACTCAGAGATCAG GAGTCTcgcagagtggtggaggagacTTTCCTGGGTGTAAAGGGAGTGATCAGCTTCACATTCAACATGTCTCAGAGAAGGTGCTCTCTGAGAGTGAGATCAGAGGTTAGACCAGATGCCCTCTGTCATGCTGTGGAGCGATCAGGATCAATATCTGCCAAGCAAGTCATCAAAAATGAGCAGGGGGAGGAG GTGTTACTAGCGTTTGCTCCATCACCTCGCATTCCCAGTCTAGACGAGAAGGAGAATACACAACCTACTAAA CTGCCAGACTACTTACCAGAAGATAATGATGAATCTCACAAGGATGATGAAAAG GCCATTGAAAGAAGTGGAGCCGTGGGTCAAGGTGGAGGGTGGTTCAGCTCTGTCAGTAGTTTCCTGACCAACTCATTCTACTGGTGA